The DNA window TAATGTTTAATTCCACAACATGTTAGCGAATTTGATTACGCAGCAGGCGAACGGGGGTTTTCGGAGTTGTCGGAGTGGGGGTAGTGGCTAGGAAAGAAGGAAGAAGGGAACCGCAGAGGCGCGGAGACGCTGAGGGGGAATAGTGGAGAGTGGCAAGTGGTTAGTGGTCAGGAGGGATGAAAGAACCTCTACCTGGGATGGCGCTACGCTGATCCCAGGCTACGGTGATAGTGGCCTTCGGCCAATGCCCGCGCAAAAGTGACCCGTGGCCGCAGCCTTTGGTGCCTGCTACGCGGGGGCGAGACGGAAGAATTGGCTCATGGCACAGCACTAGGGACATTAGTTCATCGCCCGGCCAGAAGGGACAACGACCATGACCGCGACCCCAGTGTTACGCACGATTGGCGCCATTGTCGCCGCGGTGGCGACCGTGCTGGTGTTGTTGATCGCGGTCGAACTGTTCAGCGCGATTGCGCATCCCACGCCGCCGGGCTTTGGCGGGACTCAGGAGGAAATGTGCGCCCATGTGGCGAACTACCCGAATTGGGCGCTGGCCGCTGCCGTGCCGATGTGGGGAGCGACGGCGCTGGTGGGGGTCTGGATCGCGGGGCGACTTGGCAATCGCGGCAGCGCGATTTTCATTGCCGTGTTGCTGCTGGCGGCGTTGGCGTTCAATCTCTGGATGCTGCCGTATCCGCCGTGGTTCAAGATCGTGCAGCCGATCGCGGTCTTGATCGGCATTGCGTGCGGGTATCGGTGGTCGAGGCGCAGAGGGAATGAGTTGGAAGAACGTGGTTAGTGCTCAGTGGCGAGTGGTTAGTGGTCAGGAGGGAAGAAACAAACGCAAGACGCAATGGCGCGAAGGGAGGAGGAAAGTAAGACGTAAGCCCCCCTCACCGCGACCTGCGGTCGCTGCCTCTCCCCCTGCTACGCGGGGGCGAGGCGGAAGTGGGGAGCCGCGCGGGTGGAGATTCGCACGTGGCTTCTCACGAGCGGCGCCCGTGGCATACGAAGAGAGCAGGTGAGTACTTCGATCACTTGCCACTAACCACTGCGGCACGTTACGACGTGATGCCTTTGGTCAGGGCCATGAAGGCGGTTTCGAGGTTCAGCTCTTCCTCGCGGAACAGGTTCAGCCGGTAGCCGGCCTGCACCAGGAGCGTGGGTAGTTCGCTATAGTCTTCCACGCCATCGGCGAGCGTCACTTCCAGCTTGCCGCCCGACGCCGTCACACTGGCCACGGCGGGGTGATCTTCCAAGAGTCGCGCGGCGCCGTCGCTATTTCCGGCCAAGCCGATGTGCAGCACCACCTGCCGGCGAACGCGGCGCATCACCTCGTCGACATCGGCGTTCACGATCAGTTCTCCCCGCTCGATGATGCCGATCTTGTTGCAGACATCGGCCAGCTCAGGCAGGATGTGGCTGGACACCATGATGGTTTTGCCCATCTTGCGCAGTTCTTTGAGGAGGCCGCGAATTTCAATGCGGGCGCGGGGGTCGAGGCCGCTGGCGGGTTCGTCGAGCAAGAGCACCTGCGGATCATGCAGCAGCACGCGGGCCAGACCGAGGCGCTGCGTCATGCCGCGCGAAAGGCTGGTGACCAGCGCGTCGCGCTTGTAGGTGAGGTCGACCAGTTGGAGCACCTCGTCGCAGATCTTTTTGCGCTGCGGTCCCCCAATGCGATACGCCGCCGCGAAGAACTCGAGATACTCGATCACCTTCATGTCGTCGTACACGCCGAAGAAGTCGGGCATGTAGCCAATGACGCGGCGAATTTCCTTGGGGTGGGTGTAGATCGAATGCCCACAGACATAAGCCTCGCCGACGGTGGGGTTGAGCAGGGTGGCGAGGATGCGCATGGTGGTGGTCTTGCCGGCGCCGTTGGGGCCGATGAAGCCGAAGACGTCTCCCTTGTCGAGCTTGAGATTGAGATTCTTGAGCGCGTAGAGATCGCCGTAGACTTTGGTGAGTTCGCGAGTTTCGATCACGGCGGAGGCACCCTTGTTGCTGGCTTGCGCGACGCGAGGTTAACCGCTGCGCGTTGACATCGAATGTTGCTGGACCTGCCACAGGTTGGCCGAGGCGCGGCTGCGGCCGGGAAATTCAGGGTTGCGACCTAACCGGCCGCGCGCGGTTTGACGGGGAGCAGAAAGCGATAAATGGAGACACGTTTATTGTTGGGGTTGTCAGGCGTTTTGCCGTTGAGCACCAAGGGGCCAAGCGGCTGTTGCACACGGCCAACGAGGATGGCCTGGTTCATTTGCAGGTGATCGCTGAGGTCGAGAAAGCGGTGATAGTAGTTGGCGCGGTGGGCGTAGTTTTCACCGCCGCTGGCCTTGTGAAACATCATCTGCTCGATGATCGACGGCAGATCGCGGCTAGTGACATCCCAGGGAGTGATCTCGGTGGGGTCGCCGGTCGACCCGCGGCGGGCATTGAGTTCCGCCGCCAGGGGCAAGCGGTCTACGC is part of the Pirellulales bacterium genome and encodes:
- a CDS encoding ABC transporter ATP-binding protein — translated: MIETRELTKVYGDLYALKNLNLKLDKGDVFGFIGPNGAGKTTTMRILATLLNPTVGEAYVCGHSIYTHPKEIRRVIGYMPDFFGVYDDMKVIEYLEFFAAAYRIGGPQRKKICDEVLQLVDLTYKRDALVTSLSRGMTQRLGLARVLLHDPQVLLLDEPASGLDPRARIEIRGLLKELRKMGKTIMVSSHILPELADVCNKIGIIERGELIVNADVDEVMRRVRRQVVLHIGLAGNSDGAARLLEDHPAVASVTASGGKLEVTLADGVEDYSELPTLLVQAGYRLNLFREEELNLETAFMALTKGITS